The DNA window CCCCCTTCCGCATCGACTCGCACAAACCGGACAGGGTAGGTCTTCCCTGACCACGAGCCATCCGACATGGTGAAACTCACGGGTTTTCCGTCGGGGCCGAGGTGTTCGTAGACCGTCAGCGCCACGTCTGGCGGGTCGTCCACCGGTGTGGGGGATTCGCCGCAAGCCACGAACACCGTCGCGGCGAGAGGCAGGAGCAGCACTGTCACCAGGGCGCGGACTGGGAGCTTCGGGGTTCCGGTCATCTTTCGGTCCTTTCGTAAGGGTGAATCCGTCACCGGGGAAGATGGGGACGTTTCGCCGGGAGCGCAAGGGTCGTCAGGGCGAAGAGGGGGGGGCCGGGTCGGGGTCGCCCCTCGGCGATCCCCGATCCCGTTCCTCTCGACCCCACTCTTTATTTCGGAGTCGGGATCGGGGCGGACCGGAATTGCATGGGAATCGGCTTCGCGGCGGGTTGCTTCCCCCAAGTAGTGCCCAACTGGGCGGACGGATCGGGCGATCGAGGTCGGGGCCGCCGCGGCCTCACCCTCGTCCTGCGAAGCGGTTCGGTCCATCGCCCGGGAACCGGCGGCGGTTGCGCGCGACTATGCGGTAGACCGAGTCTCGCAGCCGTCGCGGGACGAATTTCAGCCAGCCGAGGCGAGCGTGGCTGCCCGTGATCTCGGCGGCCCGGAGCAGAGCGACGCTCCGCTCATGTACTCCTTCGCGGTCGATGAGTATCACCGTGTCGTCGTCCACGTCATCGATGCCGGCCCGCTCGAGCGCCTGTGCCGCCTCATCGGACCCCATCGCCACGCAGCGAAGACTCCCGCCCTTCCGCCCACGTCGGAGTCCGCGCACGGCCTTGTCGCACAGGGCGCACTCGGCATCGTAGATGAGAACGGCCTCCTCGTTCACGCACCGACGCCTGTCATGCGCCCGACCCCGGCCAACCTCCTCACTCCTGTCGGCTCGGGCCTGAGGGCGAATCCGATGCACAACCGGGCCTCATCTCTTGAAACCGTCGCCGCAAATGCGCGACGCATGGCTTCGGCGATCTCGTCCGCGTCCATCGGTTCGCACATGGCGATCATCCCCGAACCCGCGCCCGAGGTTGTGACGGCCCAAGCCCCGGCCGCGTAACCGGCCCGAAGGGCGGCCTCGCCTCCTTCAATCAGCGGCAACCTGTGGGACGTATGCAACTCCTCGCCCTCCACCGCCGCGCGCAACAGCATCGGATCGCCGGTCTCCAATCCCCGTGTGAGAGCCACCGCCCGTGCGGCTGAACGCACTGCGGTCGCGTGCGACACCTCGTTCGGCAACGCCTTGCGAGCCTCCCTGGTAGAGAGCGGGCGGGCGGGCGCCGCGAACGCGAAGCCGATCTCGGGCGAGAGCTCGAGAACGGCGACACCGAAGGTCTCGGTTTCGCCTCTGCGCTCCGCAGCGCTCTCCCCCGTCTTCGGCACTACGGCCACAAGACCCCCGAGTAGAATCGGTGCGACGTTGTCGCCGTGCCCTTCGCGCTCCATCCCCAGCGCCAGGATCGCCCCCCGGTCGGTGTCGAAACCGCACGCGGCCAGCCCGAGGTCGAAGCCCGCGACGGTCGCCGCCGCCGAGGCGCCCAGACCTTTGCCGACGGGAATCTCGGAGCGCATGGTCAGCACGCCCGACGGCACTGCTCCGGCCCCGCGCACCGCGCGCAGAAACGCGGTCGCCGCCAGATCCTCCTCTGGAGGCACTGCCAAGTCGGCGAGCGTTCCCTCGCGCACGACCGCGAACTCGCTTGCTCCGGGCTTGAACGAGATCTCGAGGTGGAGGTCGAGCGCCAGGCCGATGCAGTCGAATCCGGCACCAAGGTTCGAGGTCGAACAGGGAACTCGGACGGTGGCGGAGGTCAACGGTCGCGGCGCCCCGACAGCAGGATCGACGTCGGTCCGGCCGCGCTCGTCCATCAGGCCAACACACCCGCCAACTCGCTCAGGTCGGGAGCGATCTCCACCCAGCGCTCATCTCGCTCCAACGCAGCAGCCAGCGACGGCGGGGGCACGGGATCCACACCCGTCACCGGCTCCACCACCTCGGGAAATTTCGCCGGGTGCGCGGTGGACAGGATCACCGTCGGGGCTCCGCAGGCCGGTATTCGTTCGTGCGCATGGACTCCGACCGCCGTATGCGGGTCGAGCAGGTAGCCCGACTCCTTCCAGGTTCGCTCCATGCAGTCCGCCGTCTGGGCGTCGCTCACGCTCACGGCGGTCACCAGAGCCCCCAGGTCGTCGTGATTCGGGAAGATGGCCTGGATTCTCTCCAGATTGCTCGGGGCCGCGACGTCCATGGCGCTCGACAGCGTAGCCTGGGAACGCAGCGTGTCGCCGGACCGCGGTGCGGCGCCCGTGAACGCGGTTTCCGTGCCCGACATGTACCTCGGAAAGGCGTCGTTGGCGTTGCAGGCGGCTACGAAACCCGCCGTCGGAACACCGGCGCGGTGCGCCAGCAAACCGGCGCACAAGTTGCCCAGGTTCCCGCTCGGGACCAC is part of the Gemmatimonadota bacterium genome and encodes:
- a CDS encoding DUF393 domain-containing protein; this translates as MNEEAVLIYDAECALCDKAVRGLRRGRKGGSLRCVAMGSDEAAQALERAGIDDVDDDTVILIDREGVHERSVALLRAAEITGSHARLGWLKFVPRRLRDSVYRIVARNRRRFPGDGPNRFAGRG
- a CDS encoding homoserine kinase, producing MDERGRTDVDPAVGAPRPLTSATVRVPCSTSNLGAGFDCIGLALDLHLEISFKPGASEFAVVREGTLADLAVPPEEDLAATAFLRAVRGAGAVPSGVLTMRSEIPVGKGLGASAAATVAGFDLGLAACGFDTDRGAILALGMEREGHGDNVAPILLGGLVAVVPKTGESAAERRGETETFGVAVLELSPEIGFAFAAPARPLSTREARKALPNEVSHATAVRSAARAVALTRGLETGDPMLLRAAVEGEELHTSHRLPLIEGGEAALRAGYAAGAWAVTTSGAGSGMIAMCEPMDADEIAEAMRRAFAATVSRDEARLCIGFALRPEPTGVRRLAGVGRMTGVGA